One window of the Archangium primigenium genome contains the following:
- a CDS encoding TetR/AcrR family transcriptional regulator: MDFLIHPGYPAGMARVKGSRNADYAQERERLLTAVRQRLLARDGAQASFRELAEVAGVSVATLRHYFGSREALMAEMMADMHRRGLPHLLSVATGARGPVRESLQWFLRAFAKGWREGAVGEVHAFGLTAGVGHATLGPVYLQELLEPTLQAAEARLSRHIAEGELRRCDVRHAALELVSPVVLGLLHQVQLSGASSRPLDVERFLEDHLDTFLRAHAATPPG; this comes from the coding sequence TTGGATTTCCTCATTCATCCGGGCTATCCAGCGGGCATGGCCCGGGTGAAGGGAAGTCGCAACGCGGACTACGCCCAGGAGCGCGAACGGCTCCTGACGGCCGTGCGGCAGCGGCTGCTCGCGCGGGATGGGGCGCAGGCGAGCTTCCGGGAGCTCGCCGAGGTGGCGGGGGTGAGCGTGGCCACGCTGCGCCACTACTTCGGCTCGCGCGAGGCGCTCATGGCCGAGATGATGGCGGACATGCACCGCCGGGGGCTGCCCCACCTGCTGTCCGTGGCCACCGGGGCGCGCGGGCCGGTGCGCGAGTCCCTCCAGTGGTTCCTGCGCGCCTTCGCCAAGGGCTGGCGCGAGGGCGCCGTGGGGGAGGTGCACGCCTTCGGGCTCACCGCGGGGGTGGGCCACGCCACGCTGGGGCCGGTGTACCTCCAGGAGTTGTTGGAGCCCACGCTCCAGGCCGCCGAGGCACGGCTGTCACGCCATATCGCGGAGGGCGAGCTGCGCCGCTGTGACGTGCGCCACGCCGCGCTGGAGCTGGTGAGCCCCGTGGTCCTGGGGCTCCTGCACCAGGTGCAACTGTCCGGGGCGAGCAGCCGGCCCCTGGACGTGGAGCGCTTCCTGGAGGATCACCTGGACACCTTCCTCCGGGCACACGCGGCCACTCCGCCGGGCTAG
- a CDS encoding aromatic ring-hydroxylating oxygenase subunit alpha — MRDGFTQEGFAEVWTPVAMSREVGRAPYGLTLAGERLVLFRDAKGTLAALRDQCPHRGVKLSLGKVGADGCLECPFHGWRFAADGQCAHIPLNPMPEEKRQRFAATAFPVRERGGLVWLYTRPGAEAPDEPHVPEALEKPGVHVWLYAETWNAHWTRAMENMLDSPHLPFVHRRTIGGALRRRMKPDSRMDVEVEPTPTGFRTYASLDGEKPQGFLDWLRPNGMRLNIPIPGRLMQLHMWCVPVDATHVRMMLASARDFVRTQPLAALVDRYNTRILREDKAVVESSQPLEAPPVSEERSVATDRATLAFRRWYLERKKHGGDVAAEAAPSLAS; from the coding sequence ATGCGCGACGGCTTCACCCAGGAGGGTTTCGCGGAGGTCTGGACACCCGTGGCCATGTCGCGGGAGGTGGGGCGGGCGCCGTATGGGCTGACGCTGGCGGGCGAGCGCCTGGTGCTGTTCCGCGATGCGAAGGGCACGCTCGCGGCGCTGAGGGACCAGTGCCCGCACCGGGGCGTGAAGCTGTCACTCGGCAAGGTGGGCGCGGACGGGTGCCTGGAGTGTCCCTTCCACGGGTGGCGCTTCGCCGCGGACGGCCAGTGCGCGCACATCCCGCTCAACCCCATGCCCGAGGAGAAGCGGCAGCGCTTCGCGGCCACGGCGTTCCCGGTGCGCGAGCGCGGAGGCCTCGTGTGGCTGTACACGCGTCCGGGCGCCGAGGCCCCCGACGAGCCCCATGTCCCCGAGGCCCTGGAGAAACCCGGGGTGCACGTGTGGCTGTACGCGGAGACGTGGAACGCGCACTGGACGCGGGCCATGGAGAACATGCTCGACTCGCCGCACCTGCCCTTCGTGCACCGGCGCACCATCGGTGGCGCCCTGCGCCGGCGGATGAAGCCGGACTCGCGCATGGACGTGGAGGTGGAGCCCACGCCCACGGGCTTCCGCACGTACGCGAGCCTGGATGGGGAGAAGCCCCAGGGCTTCCTCGACTGGCTGCGGCCCAACGGCATGCGGCTGAACATCCCCATTCCCGGGCGGCTCATGCAGTTGCACATGTGGTGCGTGCCGGTGGACGCGACGCACGTGCGGATGATGCTCGCGAGCGCGCGGGACTTCGTGCGCACGCAGCCCCTGGCGGCGCTGGTGGACCGCTACAACACCCGCATCCTGCGCGAGGACAAGGCGGTGGTGGAGTCGAGCCAGCCCCTGGAGGCGCCCCCCGTGTCCGAGGAGCGCAGCGTGGCAACGGATCGGGCCACCCTCGCCTTCCGCCGCTGGTACCTGGAGAGGAAGAAGCACGGCGGCGACGTGGCGGCCGAGGCGGCGCCCTCGCTCGCCAGCTAG
- the ychF gene encoding redox-regulated ATPase YchF: protein MALSIGIVGLPNVGKSTLFNAVSAAGAQAANYPFCTIEPNVGVVPVPDERLDKLTALVKPLKKIPTSLEFVDIAGLVRGASKGEGLGNQFLANIRQVDAVLHVLRCFEDDNVTHVEGGVNPVRDRDVVDTELCLKDMETVEKRRDRTSKNTKVGGKAAEDAKAEVALLDRIKAALDAGTTVRAQKLTDDERAVIRDLFLLTDKPVLYVANIGEKQIGKEDGDPFVQQVRDMAAKEGAGVVVLAAAMESEIQQLPEEERPGFLESAGLTEPGLSKVVREGYKLLGLQTYFTVGEQECRAWTIHKGDKAPQAAGVIHSDFERGFIKAEVMRWEDLIKLGSESAVKEKGLLRVEGKEYVVQDGDCMHFRFNV, encoded by the coding sequence ATGGCGCTTTCCATCGGCATCGTCGGTCTGCCCAACGTGGGCAAGTCCACCCTGTTCAACGCGGTCTCTGCGGCGGGGGCCCAGGCGGCCAACTACCCCTTCTGCACCATTGAGCCGAACGTGGGCGTGGTGCCGGTGCCGGACGAGCGGCTCGACAAGCTGACCGCCCTGGTGAAGCCCCTCAAGAAGATCCCCACGTCCCTGGAGTTCGTGGACATCGCCGGCCTCGTGCGCGGCGCCTCCAAGGGCGAGGGCCTGGGCAACCAGTTCCTCGCCAACATCCGCCAGGTGGACGCGGTGCTGCACGTGCTGCGCTGCTTCGAGGACGACAACGTCACCCACGTGGAGGGCGGCGTGAACCCGGTGCGCGACCGGGACGTGGTGGACACGGAGCTGTGTCTCAAGGACATGGAGACCGTGGAGAAGCGCCGCGACCGCACCTCGAAGAACACCAAGGTGGGCGGCAAGGCCGCCGAGGACGCGAAGGCCGAGGTGGCCCTGCTCGACCGCATCAAGGCGGCCCTGGACGCGGGCACCACGGTGCGCGCGCAGAAGCTCACCGACGACGAGCGCGCCGTCATCCGCGACCTGTTCCTGCTCACCGACAAGCCCGTGCTGTACGTGGCCAACATCGGCGAGAAGCAGATCGGCAAGGAGGACGGGGACCCGTTCGTGCAGCAGGTGCGCGACATGGCCGCCAAGGAAGGCGCGGGCGTGGTGGTGCTCGCCGCGGCCATGGAGTCGGAGATCCAGCAGCTACCCGAGGAGGAGCGTCCGGGCTTCCTGGAGAGCGCGGGGCTCACCGAGCCGGGCCTGAGCAAGGTGGTGCGCGAGGGCTACAAGCTCCTGGGCCTGCAGACGTACTTCACCGTGGGCGAGCAGGAGTGCCGGGCGTGGACCATCCACAAGGGTGACAAGGCCCCGCAGGCGGCGGGCGTCATCCACTCGGACTTCGAGCGCGGCTTCATCAAGGCCGAGGTCATGCGCTGGGAAGACCTCATCAAGCTGGGCAGCGAGTCGGCGGTGAAGGAGAAGGGCCTCTTGCGCGTGGAAGGCAAGGAGTACGTGGTGCAGGACGGCGACTGCATGCACTTCCGCTTCAACGTGTAG
- the atpF gene encoding F0F1 ATP synthase subunit B: MLLPNVLAASIVEVRPGLIFWTLVTFLLVAFVLRWKAWGPILAVVEEREKQITSSIEAAKRERVEAEKLLAEQKTAIAEARREAQELLRRNQQEVEKFREELMAKSRKEADEFKASAQREIEEQKAKAIAQVKAMTVDLAVEVAGKLLSERLDDTKHRALAEQFVRDLPVKAGAERRS; encoded by the coding sequence ATGCTCCTGCCCAACGTTCTCGCCGCCAGCATCGTGGAGGTCCGCCCGGGCCTCATCTTCTGGACCCTCGTCACCTTCCTCCTCGTGGCCTTCGTCCTGCGCTGGAAGGCGTGGGGCCCCATCCTCGCCGTGGTCGAGGAGCGCGAGAAGCAGATCACCAGCTCCATCGAGGCCGCCAAGCGTGAGCGCGTCGAGGCCGAGAAGCTGCTCGCCGAGCAGAAGACGGCCATCGCCGAGGCCCGCCGCGAGGCCCAGGAGCTCTTGCGCCGCAACCAGCAGGAAGTGGAGAAGTTCCGCGAGGAGCTCATGGCCAAGAGCCGCAAGGAGGCCGACGAGTTCAAGGCGTCCGCCCAGCGCGAGATCGAGGAGCAGAAGGCCAAGGCCATCGCCCAGGTGAAGGCCATGACCGTGGACCTGGCCGTGGAAGTGGCCGGCAAGCTGCTCAGCGAGCGTCTGGACGACACCAAGCACCGCGCCCTGGCCGAGCAGTTCGTGCGTGACCTGCCCGTCAAGGCCGGCGCCGAGCGCCGCTCGTAA
- a CDS encoding ATP synthase F0 subunit C translates to MLSNLALAFLAAGIGAGLSIIGAGLGIGKLAAAAMDATGRQPAAAGDIRTTMIIAAALIEGATLFALVVCILLATKA, encoded by the coding sequence ATGCTCAGCAACCTCGCGCTCGCCTTCCTCGCCGCCGGTATCGGCGCTGGCCTCTCCATCATCGGTGCCGGTCTCGGCATCGGCAAGCTGGCCGCCGCCGCCATGGACGCCACGGGCCGTCAGCCCGCCGCCGCCGGCGACATCCGCACCACGATGATCATCGCCGCGGCCCTCATCGAAGGCGCCACGCTGTTCGCGCTCGTGGTCTGCATCCTCCTGGCCACCAAGGCCTGA